The following nucleotide sequence is from Drosophila simulans strain w501 chromosome 3L, Prin_Dsim_3.1, whole genome shotgun sequence.
TGAACAAACCCAACGCTACGCGACCGGACGGCATGGCGTGGTCGGGTGAGGCGACGAGAAACCAGGGCTTTGCCGTGGAGGAAACTCGCGTGGACGTCACCATTGGTGGCGACGACACCTCGGATGCGGTTATTGAGCGCAAGTCGCGCCCGATTTGGATGACAGAGAGCACTGTGATAACCGACACGGATGCTGCCGATGGCGCGGCCGATGCGGTGCAGACGGCAAGCGGATCTGGGCATCGCAACCGCAAGGAAAACGAGGACATCATGTccgtgctgctgcagcatgaGAAGCAGCCGGGCCAGAAGGAGCCGCATATGAAGGGAATGCGAGTGGGCTCATCGAACGCCAACTCCAGCGATTCCAGCGACGACGAAAAGGACATCGACAATTCCAAGATTCGTAAGAAGCACCAAACATTTCTCAATCTCATCTTTTATGGGTTCTAATATACGTTTTTGTACTTGCAGCTGATGTCGACTTTGACAATTATATAAACTCGGATTCCGCagaggaggacgacgatgtGCCCACTGTGCTGGTGGCTGGACGACCGCATCCGCTCGACCAACTGGACGACAACCTGATAGCCCAGATGACACCGCAGGAGAAGGAAAACTACATACACGTATACCAGCAGCACTACAGCCATATATACGAATGAGGGCGCCTGCAATTAGCCACGATTTCTACGTTTTCCACGAGTTTCCCATCTCACGCATAGAGTCATTGTAAATTAAGTTACCCACTAGTTCGAGCGAATGTGTACAAATGAAATGCGTATAAAAATGTGCATAAACAAATGACGAGTTgatattgggaaatattttttgctaaaaattgtatattttaattaatggaAGCCATTGGAAGTTTTCAATAATCTCTATAGAATTTTGGTGTTAATGACTTTTATTTCCAATGGCATGAATTCATAAAATGtagcaaataataacaaatatatgaaaaaattataaatattcttaaattAAAGTTCGTTATTTTCTCTTGTAAGCAAGTGTCATCTCTAGCTGGACCAACTCCCATCCCTAGTCGGTCCAATCAGCTGTGTTTgccattattgttttttttaggTTTATTTAAGTGTTGCTAATAAAAAACCGAGCGGCCGGGCGCCTCTTCTTGTTCGTCGGTGGGCGTATTCAGTTTATAATAATTGGTGTGCCGCAGATAAGGCGGATTCGTAAACAAACGACGGCAAACGCAAGCAAACATGTTGACACTCGGCTCGTAACGCCAGCGGCTCCATTCAGTCGTGTTTTGGATGTCCAACTAGCCGGAGCCCTCGATTTCCGCGGACTGTGCGTGGTGCGGCACTCGATTCGTGCTAAAAATGCGACAAGTTCCCTGGCACTTCGAATAGCCAACGAACAAAAGTGTTGATTCTTCGAAAGGAAAACGTATTGGACCAACTCAGCGGATTCCAATTGGAGCAGAAACGTGATCCCGCGTgcaaaaacacacatgcaaaataaataacaacacCTGCTGGCCCACCACTTTGCATGTGTTAGTGTGCAGGCACATGCTCTTTCTGCTTGCCCTCGCATTTTTTGTGAATGAACTGGAAAACGCGCTAGTTTAGCAACGATAGTATTGATCTTTGTGTCGCGGGTCAACGTAATTACGCCGAAATGAAGGCCACCATCGATAAGGAGCTGCTGCCCATGAAGGCGCACTACTTTCTCTTCAATGCCGGCAAGTATCCCCTCTCCCTCCCCTTGCAAACCCATTAAGTTAAGCACCGCGCATCGCTTACATCAGCCGATAATGTTTTCCCGTTTCCAGAGCCACGCACGTGCTGCAggttatatgtatgtgtgtgtgtgcgtgtatgttcatccatatgtacataaatttaaCTGTTAATTGCGAACTTTTGATCTGTAGCTTCGATTTCGTCACAGGGCACTTATGCATTAATGAACATATAGAGCACCATGTTCGGAGATAAGCAAAACAACTGGAATAGACACCATAGAGCAATGAAAGTCCAGTTAAATGGCGATAAGCTAATGCAGGCCGATTCGGGTTACGATTCGATTCTCATCGTATGATGTAGCACTTTGCTGGCTTTTAATTACAATCGGAGCAATTCCATTACGTTTACATCGTGTAATCGAAACTTAATTAGCTGAAACCCTTATAACATTCAGCTGttacaaaatatgcaattatCTTTCAGTATGTATGGTACATACATATTGTATCTACTGATATGTTTGAATTGTACATCATTGTATTTTACTACTATTTAAACATCCATATTTTACTTGAAAGTACGcccatatatgtacacatacgTAAACagtaataatttataatgaaTTTTGGAATATTTCTCATACGATAAGTATTTTTTCGTGGAAATAGTTTCCTATTCGGCAGTACTAATGAAAAATACTCAATTCTCTATTAAATcatcaaaaaatgtttatttggaATCACATCAATTAATATAACTTTTCCATGGAAACGGATGGAAAATTTGAAGTGTCTGTAAATGTCTGGTGTCCAATTAATCAAGCACTTTATTTGAGTTAAGACCACATGGAAACACAATAATACAATTTCCAATCTGGTGTCAATTGCCAGAATTGGCTGACACCATTCATTTTTGGGTAGTTAAAACATAAGATTTTATCCCACTGATATTCGTAGTAATTAGATGTTTTGAAAATTGGGAAGATAGTATTGCTATAAAGCAGACTATTCTTGGCCATGCAAACACAGACGTGCGATAAGGTACTTTATACCCCGAGCTAAACCATGACTAAACCGTTTTCGAAACGATGAGCACGAACTCAACGCAATCCCACTGTCAGAGGTGTCCAAGGGTTAGGAAACGAGATTTTGTGACAGCCCCATGGCCTAGAGACCTCCATGCCGCGCCCGAAAGTCATCAAAAGTTAAGACGTGCCGACAGGCAAACCACTTTCAGCAATTAAAgcttacttttacttttacttttcaattcaattaacattATGTATGTTCTACTTCGAAGCGAGCCGACGATATCTAGCTAGTTGCACTTGTTTGCGGTTGACTTTGCTTATCGGCGAGGCAGAAACACCCACTGCTTTCGAACTGCCCATATGCATATCTCcacccactcactcactcatcTACTTATCAGCTCTAACGAGTCCGCTAGATAATCTAGTGTTTTTCtgctttacatttatttaGGCACCGCTCCCGTCGTCCCCTTCATGCCCACCCTGGCCGGCCAATTGGGCTACTCCCCCGCCGTTGTGGGCACCATGTACACCATCCTCCCCATCATCGGAATGCTGGCGAAGCCCCTCTTCGGATACATTGCGGACCGGTAAGAAAGATGATCCCTCTGACTTATCTGTCCATGTAGATCCCATTTCAAAGACCCAAACACGTTTGTTTATcacactttatttaattttttaaacgCAACGTCCTACTCAGCAAAATGTTACGTCTTTTTGTGATAAGTTTTCAAGTGAGCTATACTCATAAAGTGTCTATGTATGCATATCCCCACTGATTTGAAGGAATTtatcaaaccaaaaaaagatAAAGCCACTTTAGAGTGGCATAAATTATATCTGTTTTACCAtagaatttgaatattaaCTGATTAACACTATCAATCAAAAGCCAAAGTAGAAATGTTTAATGACAAAGCTGATAGTTGATTTGCTAATTGATggatacatttatttattatcgaAAGATAAGTTCAAGTGCACTTGTACTTGTGTTTAGGTATCACTTGTTGGTTGTCTACCgattagaaaatattaattcaataatAGAAAAGATTTAACTAATTAGAATGGTTTTCACCCATCTAAAGGTACCATCGGCATCGACCCCTTTTTCTGGGTGGCCAGGTTCTCACGGGCATCGCCTTTTTCCTCATAATGTTCGTGCCGGGAATGGAGAAGCCGCTGCCCAAGGTCGAGTTCCGCTGCCATCAGGGCGTATCCGACGTAAGATTCTGCTCGGAGTACGGTGAGTGCGTGGAGAGGAATCTTGAGCGGTACTACGGGAATAGGACGCTGCAGTGTCAACTGAACTGCGAGGCACAGCCCTTCATGTGGGACATTGTGTGTGAAGATTGGCTAAAGAACAACACGGAAAACTGTGCCGCCAATCGAACCAATAGCCAGCTGGAATTCGGAGCCAGCATAACTATGCAAAAGATTGAGAATGATGGTAGCTGCATGTTCTTCATGATTCCGCACGATCAAGGCCACATTGCAGGCCAGAATGTCACGTTGTACTGTCCAAAGGAAAAGGAATACTTCAAATCCAACTGCACCATGGACTGTCGTGAGGACTACCTCAAGGAGCAGCTGGCGGAGAGTGCTGTGATTAACACGAGTAGTGCCGTGACCATGCCGCAGTTTTGGCTGTTCTTCGGCCTGCTCATCTTCAGCTGGATCGGCATGGCGGTGGTGGTCAGCATTGGTGACGCCATATGCTTCGGCATCCTCGGCGATCGCCATCACCTGTATGGCAAGCAGCGTCTGTGCGGCTCCCTTGGATGGGGAGTTTTTGCCCTCTTGGCCGGCCTCCTTGTGGATCACATGTCGTTGGGTGAGGTGGACAAGAACTACACGGCCGTGTTTTGGATGGCTTTGCTTATCATGGGATTTGATGTGTTCGCATCATCCAAGCTGAGGGTGAGCATATCAGAGACAGAAAATCCTTTTCTTAAACTAAAGTTTCCGTACTCCAAATTACAGCACACGCCAACACATTTGTCCTCCAACATATTGAAAGATGTGGGTCAGATGTTCCTCTCGGTGCGCTGCGTTATCTTTTTCTTGTGGTGCGTTGCCATTGGACTTGGAACGGCGCTGATATGGAACTTCCTTTTCATATAcctggaggagctggacaaGGCGTTCGAGGGATGCGACAGCTCGATTAAGACCTTGGAGGGCTTGGTCATGGGCATTCAGTGCTTTGGCGGTGAGCTGCCGTTCTTCTTCCTATCCGGTTGGATTCTGAAGAAGATTGGCCATGTAAACGCCATGAGTCTGGTGCTTTTTGGATTCGGAGTGAGATTTATTCTCTACTCCATGCTGCAGAATCCCTGGTACATCCTGCCCATCGAACTGATGAACGGGGTGACCTTCGGTCTTTTTTATGCTACAATGGCTTCCTATGCGAGCATTGTGGCACCGCCAGGCACCGATGCTACCATGCAGGTGAGTTCGATGATTGTAGGGAGTGAGTCCAAGAGTTAAGCTTATTGTGGCCATTTCAGAGTCTGGTTGGAGCGATATTCGAAGGCGTTGGTGTGTCAATGGGAAGCCTGATCGGTGGACAGCTGTTTGAGTCGGTCACTGCACGCACCACCTTTGAGATCTTCGGAATTGGTGCCTTCATTATCTTTGTGATCCACGTTTGCATTCAGCTGTATCTTCagcgcaacagcaacatcgacGAAAATGGTAAGGGTTCGGTCGCTTCTGCCTCCGCCACTGCCTCACCCTCTGCACCCCTGGAAACAGACATTCCTAAAAATACTGACCATAAAGACGGTGACGGGTTCCGCGAAGTCGACTTGAGTTGATGGTGACCGTGATCCTCTTcctgaattttgaattttgtagTCTTATGTAAATTGACGGATTTAAACTTATCTAACCAGAAACTAGCCTCCTTAAGTATTAACCATTCAGATGCAGTGGAGCCGGATACGAGTTCCACATGGCCATTGTACTTAAACCACCATATATTTTGTAAGATCTGCCATAGATTTGATAATAGAATATTTGACGAAAACAGACCTAATAATTctcaaaatgaatttataatttgtcGTCCTATGAAATAAGCTTTGTAATACTGAAACGAAATGATGATAGCCATATcatacttttttaatttaaatgtatgcGAACTGAAGAAAActttaacaaataaaatgggtATTCAATTTCTTtgaaaaaagagaagaaaaactATTTCAACTGCCTATATAAAAcctaaataatttataagaaGTAAATACTCTTACAGTGGAAAAACAATGAACTAACATGTAGACTAacacttttggccagccataattaaatatatctttcttttttttggcatttaatcgCTTTAGTTCCCGTGTGTAATTTAGGTGGGGTGTTTGTTAGATTCAATCCTCCTTTAGCTTTTACTTGtaaacttattatttaataacataatataaatGTTTCACTAACTCTTCTGAATATTTTTAGGCACTGTCAAGTATTTCGCACCGACAGATGCAATGCACATGCTGAATGATCAGGAGTATAGTAGAGTTAGCTAAACAATGTTTGTATTGGACGCATCACCACCCACAACACCAATCACCAACGAGCCAGCCCAAAAACAGCGGCGACAAGAGGCCACGCTTCTACAGTTCAACTGAATGCTGCACTCCAACATATTTCTACTCCCGAGCTGCATGTTGAATCGATGTACTACCTGTATTGTAATCGTGCTTTAATTAAGTAGTAACTTATCTCAGTAGCCCCACACTCACGCGGATCGCCACCTACGTGCATGTCGCGTAAGCGAAGCTCTTCCTCATTTTCTCATTTACAATTGAAACCAATGTGAGAACTTAATTATTTGTAGAATTTCAAGCGCAGCTGGTTGTTTGCATGTTCTAGCAGTTAAAAACAATGTTTACCGCgaattttagtttaaataaGCCGCTGCCTTGGCGCTGTGATTGTTCAATTATTGTTTCTCCACACCATCTTAAtgttaaacataaatatttgtatatttataaataatatttgcagcTAAAAGTATAGTAGTGATTGGCTTCCCACACTCATTGGACGCATTTAGCTTATTTTCTGCGAAATCTCTTAAGTGCTTACTTAACTATACACAATATACAATGTAATGTTTTCCAACTAATCGCAGACATACGATAGCCAGGTCTTATAACgtttacaattattattataattattattattattatgtattcAAATGGGTTAACTTTTGTTCAACTGTTATCTGTTACAATATTGGCTAGTTGTTAACGGAAATCCCAATGTAAATGCGCCTTTACGAGGTGAACTGGTAGCTTGAAGATTCCGGGAGACACCTGGTTAGGTGTTGACTGATCCCCTGCTTCTACTGGCTGCCAATGAGCGACTCCTCGTGCTGTAGCCTCTCGAGCTTCCGCTGGTAGTCACGCTGCTTGCAGGCCGCCACGTTAGCGGCTCGTTTCTGTAATCAGCAATTCAAAGCTAATAAACACTTTAATCAACAGCgggattttaatttttgattacTTTCTTTACTGTTTTATTAtgggttttttctttgcttAAATCATTTCTCACCTTTAACTCTTTGGTGCGCTGATAGACGCTCTGCATTTCCTTCTTGATTTTTGTTAGCTTATCTTTGTATCGCTTTACATCGCTCATCTATAAAAATGGATATGGTAATTGAGCCAATTAATTTAACTCTCTAATGGCAAGTTACTTTGTTGGCTGTTTGTCTTTAGATTAGATTGTGATTCCAGACGTAGGACTGCACCCACTGATAAGATTTCGGTCAACTTAATTAGCTAAGCTATCTGATACTTAAGTTTTGCGATGGATAGTGCCTTATAGAATGACCCTAATTGGTCAGAATTATTGATAGTGGCCTCGAAACAGAAGTGATATCTGAACGGCTTCAGTCGACAAAGGAAACTCGGGTATACTGGACTTTGTGTTTCGGTCTCTGATCAAtactaatattttataaatgtgtTTTGGAAAActtaatacaaaataaatcttGCCCTTAAACTTAAAGTGTTTTATGATTTGTAAAACCTTtgaatattcttaaaataaatacaattttcgaatttctactacatatttttgttattttaaaaaacgGGGCTATTCGGGGCTATACTAAAAGCCAAGTGAAAGTTGTCCAAAAGATATCACCCTTTAGGTACCTAACACTTCCTGAGCGCTCCACGTGGTACTTACCATGTCATTCAGCCTGGCCACCTCGCTGCAGTCCAGTTTATATTTCTCCTTGGACAAATCGATGTATGTTTTGTTCTGCCTACCACTGAAATGAGATTTGCAGTTCATTAAGTGATCTTTAAAATCCGAACCACAGTGCTTACATCAATTCTCTAAGCTGGGTGCGCACATGGTTTAGTGGAGGCTCCGCTATTTGCAGGACGCCAGCGGACAACTGCAAAGCGGCTAGACTGGCCATGACTTCGTTGTCCTGAGAGGAGCAACAGGTTTCCGCatcttgttttggtttttcattgtGGGAAGATTGGGCGGTGGGATCCCTTGCTGACTCATTAGGGAGTTCGTTGAGGACACTAGGAATGCCAATTTTACAAAAGCACACTGTATAATACACTCAATTATTGGGTTTACCTATTTATATTGCTGCTCTTCAacataatatcaaatatttgaaagcaaaatcaaaacaagccTATAAGAgattaaaacacaaaaacagctGATTGTTAAGAAATGAAAGTGTTATCGATAAGCTGAACAAAattcatataatttaaatgaatgctGAAACCAGAATGTCGTGTGATAAATACGTCTATTTTTTTGTGGGTTAATCACAACTTCTTTTCTatttccttaaaaaaaaagtaaacgaTTATTAATTTTCGAATAATGTACAAAATTTATCCATTATCCGCTCGTGCAGCTAAGTTTCAAACCAATTTAGTCGTCACACAATTTACAGTTTGGTAGCCTGATAATCAGCTGtttgtttgtaatttgtttaacataaaaatattaaatgcgcTGCGCTGTGAAAAATTGCGGTAATAATAATCGCCTTTCCAATAGAACGAAATGGCGATACTTTCACTTCCCCAAAGAACAGCCAAAC
It contains:
- the LOC6737696 gene encoding major facilitator superfamily domain-containing protein 6-A isoform X1, whose protein sequence is MKATIDKELLPMKAHYFLFNAGTAPVVPFMPTLAGQLGYSPAVVGTMYTILPIIGMLAKPLFGYIADRYHRHRPLFLGGQVLTGIAFFLIMFVPGMEKPLPKVEFRCHQGVSDVRFCSEYGECVERNLERYYGNRTLQCQLNCEAQPFMWDIVCEDWLKNNTENCAANRTNSQLEFGASITMQKIENDGSCMFFMIPHDQGHIAGQNVTLYCPKEKEYFKSNCTMDCREDYLKEQLAESAVINTSSAVTMPQFWLFFGLLIFSWIGMAVVVSIGDAICFGILGDRHHLYGKQRLCGSLGWGVFALLAGLLVDHMSLGEVDKNYTAVFWMALLIMGFDVFASSKLRHTPTHLSSNILKDVGQMFLSVRCVIFFLWCVAIGLGTALIWNFLFIYLEELDKAFEGCDSSIKTLEGLVMGIQCFGGELPFFFLSGWILKKIGHVNAMSLVLFGFGVRFILYSMLQNPWYILPIELMNGVTFGLFYATMASYASIVAPPGTDATMQSLVGAIFEGVGVSMGSLIGGQLFESVTARTTFEIFGIGAFIIFVIHVCIQLYLQRNSNIDENGKGSVASASATASPSAPLETDIPKNTDHKDGDGFREVDLS
- the LOC6737696 gene encoding major facilitator superfamily domain-containing protein 6-A isoform X2; the protein is MKATIDKELLPMKAHYFLFNAGTAPVVPFMPTLAGQLGYSPAVVGTMYTILPIIGMLAKPLFGYIADRYHRHRPLFLGGQVLTGIAFFLIMFVPGMEKPLPKVEFRCHQGVSDVRFCSEYGECVERNLERYYGNRTLQCQLNCEAQPFMWDIVCEDWLKNNTENCAANRTNSQLEFGASITMQKIENDGSCMFFMIPHDQGHIAGQNVTLYCPKEKEYFKSNCTMDCREDYLKEQLAESAVINTSSAVTMPQFWLFFGLLIFSWIGMAVVVSIGDAICFGILGDRHHLYGKQRLCGSLGWGVFALLAGLLVDHMSLGEVDKNYTAVFWMALLIMGFDVFASSKLRHTPTHLSSNILKDVGQMFLSVRCVIFFLWCVAIGLGTALIWNFLFIYLEELDKAFEGCDSSIKTLEGLVMGIQCFGGELPFFFLSGWILKKIGHVNAMSLVLFGFGVRFILYSMLQNPWYILPIELMNGVTFGLFYATMASYASIVAPPGTDATMQSLVGAIFEGVGVSMGSLIGGQLFESVTARTTFEIFGIGAFIIFVIHVCIQLYLQRNSNIDENGTVKYFAPTDAMHMLNDQEYSRVS
- the LOC6737697 gene encoding biogenesis of lysosome-related organelles complex 1 subunit 6 isoform X1; this translates as MLKSSNINSVLNELPNESARDPTAQSSHNEKPKQDAETCCSSQDNEVMASLAALQLSAGVLQIAEPPLNHVRTQLRELIGRQNKTYIDLSKEKYKLDCSEVARLNDMMSDVKRYKDKLTKIKKEMQSVYQRTKELKKRAANVAACKQRDYQRKLERLQHEESLIGSQ
- the LOC6737697 gene encoding biogenesis of lysosome-related organelles complex 1 subunit 6 isoform X2; its protein translation is MLKSSNINSVLNELPNESARDPTAQSSHNEKPKQDAETCCSSQDNEVMASLAALQLSAGVLQIAEPPLNHVRTQLRELIGRQNKTYIDLSKEKYKLDCSEVARLNDMMSDVKRYKDKLTKIKKEMQSVYQRTKELKCLLALNC
- the LOC6737697 gene encoding biogenesis of lysosome-related organelles complex 1 subunit 6 isoform X3, coding for MLKSSNINSVLNELPNESARDPTAQSSHNEKPKQDAETCCSSQDNEVMASLAALQLSAGVLQIAEPPLNHVRTQLRELIGRQNKTYIDLSKEKYKLDCSEVARLNDMMSDVKRYKDKLTKIKKEMQSVYQRTKELKL